In Mycosarcoma maydis chromosome 20, whole genome shotgun sequence, the genomic stretch TGCGCCTCTGAGCGATTCCATATCGAAGCTGACGCATCCGTGAGATTTCTGTCGTGTTTATAGTTGGAGGAGGGAAAGGAAAATGTGGATTTACGATTAGAATCACCAATGAGCTGtttgactcacgactgtcaaAGCTGAGTCCGGAAGAGAAATGAAAGGGAAAGAAAAAAGATGACCGCGCGCGAAGAGCAGAAAACATGAACTCACACGTCACTACTGTGGActgttttttttttcttttttttttctctttttGGTTTTTTTGTGTTTCCTGCtcttgactcgtgactctgtgactgttgaTTTCGCAGtcacactcatgactgtgaGTTCCGGCCGGATAgaagagtcacgagtcgtgagttgcaaTTTTTGAAGTGCCAAACCTGTCACTCACATTCacgtgattcacgactcgtgactatgACTGTGTGGGGACTGGTTGAGCTCCTCTCCCTGCCGCTTGTGGCTGTCTTCAAACTTCCACCtgtttcgtgtttgatTCATCAAAACCGAAGAGCGTGTGCGTGCGCCAACAAGCTATTTGCCACCAGACAAGCTTGGTCTGTTTCTGCAAGCCACCGTCATCTTGTCGCAAACATGCTCGCTCGATCCAGCACGCTTGTGCTCAACAACGCTAGACTTCATCTAGTCACTGCTCGGGCGGCTTTGTCATGCTTTCTTCCACAGTTCCAGGCTGCTCGCACGTTTTCATCTACCAATGTCACCACCGACTCTACCGAGAGCTTGAAGTTCCCACCCGATGGTGATCGAAAGGACGCAGGCGAATTTCCACCTCTTCATCGGCTTAGATATCTTCTCGACGAGCCCGTGGGCCGGAGCCAGAAAGAATTGATTACAGAGCTCTCAGACGATGATGTCAGTCACCTACCTATCGTCATCAGTAGTCGCAAGAAGTGGAGACTCGCTGAACCCGGCTTCACTTTGCCGCTTCGTGAAAAACCTGTTCTCAGCGACCAGACTGCTTTTTCCGCCTGTTCGAATGGCGAATACCTCTACAATGTGTTCAGCATGCCATCTTTGCTGCATCTCAAGCAATTTCACAAGCAAGTCGCCGAACTGTTTGACGAAGAGGGAAGAACCGTCGACCCCGTAATCCTgttggattcacgatcccGAGTCCTCGTCATTGGTCTACCATCATATGTCGGCCTCGAAGCGCCGTTTCCTGCCAAACGAAACCTTGAGGTGATCACCAAGCTCTTGGCCGACTACAGGTCAAAAGAACCGTCGGACGAGCGCAGGAGCCAAGTTGCACAGCGTTTGCGAGCCCATGTCGTGACCCACGGCTTTAGGAAGCAAGCCCATCACGTCAGCTTTCTACTCTATTCGCTGTACGAAACGGTAAGGAATGCATCGGAAGAGGAGATCCTGAACGGGGAATTCCAGGTTCCAGCCTGGGCTAGACCTCCTGCGCGCACCGGTAGTATCGAAGATAGCGTACCGGTGGATGTAAATTCCAAAGGAACCCGTGATATTGCTCAAAGGGCTTCAAATACCTGGCAGAAGGAAAGAAGGAAGAACAGCAAGGGTAACAAGGGCACGGCTAACAGCAAACCATTCTTGCCCAGAAAGGAACAGTCGAGCATGGCCGATAGGTTAAGGCCCGATAATCCCAAGTTGCCTGAAGCAAGAGCGtctgccgacgagatgggcaTCAAGAAGCCGGTCGATGTAAACGAGGTCAAGCCAGACGATCCCAGCCTGCCTGAGGCAGATACTTTCGCAGCACAGGACCGAGAGGCGCACAAGCCAAGTGACGATGTGCAAGATCTAAAGGAACATGTCCCGTTCCCAACGCCTATAGCAGAAGAGTTGGGAATCAAAAAGCCCACCGAGTCCTGAAACATAGTACGCTACCATAGTCCACTTATCTGGCTTCTCCGGAATCCCTCATGCATTTCTAGCCAGGAGGCTTCAATCGGTTCGGTTTGGAATGCGCTTTGCCTCTGTCCCTTCTGTCTTCTGTGTGCGAGTGAAGGTGCGATCGTGTCGAGAGTGTAGAAGAGATTGTGAGGATAGAGTCGCTGAGTGGCGATTGTGAATGCGTTTGCGCATACACGTCAGGTTAGGGTTAAACAGgtcgagaatcacgaatcacgaatcacgaatatcacaCGATTTTAAGAGTTCCAACCGTCCGCGGAGTTGTCGAAGCTGAAACTGCTGTTTGGGTCTTTGAGACTGAAGTTGTAGGCGTGAGTCGAGTCGTATGTGTTGTGCAAAACACGAGAAGAACAACAcctcttcttggcagctttggaATCATCCCCTCCACCTTTGCAAAGGAGCAATCATCATCAGCCTCTGTTTGACGAGCAGAACCACGACCATTGGAAGCATCCCAGCCGCTCTGTCAACAATGACCGAATCGGCCGCCACAGGCACGGTTCCAGCCAAGAATGCCAAGCAGAAAAACCGACCATCTCCAGAGGAAATCGAGGCCAAACGGCGAGAGCGTGccgccaagaaggacaaggaaGCCGCCCAAAAGGCAGCcaaagaagccgagctcgctGCAGCCATTGCCGCCAACGGCAAGATCCCCAACGGACATCTGGACGAGCATGGAAACATCCTCTTTGTTCCGCGTGATTGGGCTTCCGTCATCGATTTGAAATCACGACCAGACGGCAGATCGAACCGGCAGAAAGTCCGTCTTGTCAGCTGGAACATTCTTGCGCAAGGTCTAGTACGAAGAACGCTCTTCCCCGGATCCGACTGCCTCAAGTTCAAGGACCGCTCCATAGGGCTCACCGCCGAGCTCTCGAGTCGCACAGGCCACGGTTGGGATGTGGGCTGCTTTCAAGAAGTGGACCGAATGGACGTACACGGCGAGACCATGACAAACGACGGCTTCAGCTACATATACGAGAAAGGATACCGACAAAAGCAACACGGTCTGCTCGTGGCATGGAGACGAGACTTGTTTGGTGAAAAGGCGCATCGCCAGCTCAccatcgacctcgacgcAGAGAGCGTAGCTAGCACTAACGAGCCCGTCAGAACGGCATGTTCCAGAGTCACACGCAACATTGGGCTATTTGTAGCACTTTGCACTGCGTCAGCTTCGAGTCCTGGACTGATTGTGGCGACAACACACCTGTTCTGGCATCCGATGCACGCGTACGAGCGAGCACGTCAGTCTGGCATTTTGGTGCGAAAGCTGCAAGAGTTTCGAAACGAGTTGGGCGAGCAGTGGAACGAGGCACCTTGCATCTTGGCCGGAGACTTTAACGACCAGCCTCACTCTGCGACGTATCGCCTTTTGACCGGTCGCAAGTTGACTCAGCATTGTCTCGATGAGGTAGTGTCCTCTAGTGTGGTGCACAAAAGCATGGACGAACGAAAAGAGAAAGGTGGCGTATCAAACGGCTTCGCATCTGGTACGACCGAGCCAGCGCGCGATGCTCCTGCCAATAAGTCAATTCCTGCGATGAGCGAGGTTTTCGACCATCTACAGAAGCAAGTCCAAGCGGACGACCAAGAGGTAGAGCAAGAAAAAGGTgcagaggaagatgaggaggaagatgaggaggaagacgaggcggaCGACCGCATGCTCAAAAACTGCCGTGTTGCCACTGCAGAGGATGCTCTCTTGTCGATGGACGAACTGCTTCAACTTCACGACGTCGCTCGCCCTCGTCCAGGCCCGATTCCAGCACAAGTCACCTCTAACACTGCACCGACGCAAGTTGCACTATCCTCGCACCTCGGCTCTGTGTATGGTCTGCACTACGGTAGTGTAAAAGACCCATCCGAGCAGGGTAACTTTTTTGGCTCGCCCACTCGAGGCCGAGAACGATGGGATGATACCGAATGGACGCCCGACACGCCAAATTGCCACACGGGTGACAGCACCGAGCCGATGTGGACCATCTTTTCGAGCCTCTTTTCTCTCACGCTCGACTACATCTTTATGCTGCCCAAAGACAAGCAGGGTGTACAGGCCTCACCAGCTCCGATGGAAGCTTATCCAACGGTGACACGGTTGCTTCGCACGCACCCAACAGACACGCTGCAACCCGGTGTGCCGAGAAAAGGGGTCTGCGCATCGGATCACATTGCTATCGGCGCCGAAATCGAATTGTAATAGACTTGGCCGTCGTCTCTTTCTTTCAAAGTCACTGACAGCTGCAAGACCTTGTAGCCGTCTGGTGATAGAGCGCAACACGGCCGATTGCGTTGGCAATCTGTGACACTCGTGGCTGAATGTGTGCGTAATATGCACGATGTTGATGGTGCTTGGAACAAGCGCGTGCAGCTCCACTTCGTGCTTGCGTGATGCGCGCGCTTCATCAccctcgtgactcacagactcgtgactgagaACACGAACGCACGAGACCcttaatcgtgaatcgttaCAGagtcattcacgattcactcacgactaatTTCACAATCCGAGCCGTGAGCGTccgcttccatctcgactTGTTCATGATTCATCGTCGAaacaatcgcgaatcacgaatgtcagCTGTCTAGTCGTGATCGCTGTTGATCATGGCAGGCTCGCACCAACGTCAAAAAACGCACATCCAAGCGAACGACGCCATAGTCAAAATATTGGTCCGATATCGGTATCGTAGCTCAGCTCCGCTCGCAATCGAACACAGTCGCTGATAAACACGCCTCCAGGAACCAAAGCAAAACCGAGATTCGGCATGACTGATACtcgagatcaagcagaGCCTGGTATGAAAACCACGACCACCAGCCTCCCACCTGCATCTGCGGTATCTTTATCAAACAGTGCGGATCAGGTCCAACCCGAGTCGAGCACCCCCACTGTTGCATCATTGTCCCTGAGTCGATCTCCAGAGCAAGTCGCCGTATTTGCAGAgcatgcagctcgtcgagaagGCAATGCTTCACCCACAGATACTCATGCCAAGCCAAATGTGACGCAGCCCACCCCTAAAGAAGTCCGTGCTACCACAGCCACCAACATCAAGaccgccaacaccatccCAGATCCAGCCGTCTCGCTATCCACCTCTAGACCCAACATGCTGCCACCACCTAAACTCAGTACGGCTGCCTCTTCTTTCATCAATCCTACACCTACATTGACTCCCGGCTCGACATGGGGCCCCTCCGccgcttcagcagcagccgctcgcgccgaagctgccgagccCGGAAGGATTGGCGATCTCAAACGTTTCACTCTATGGGAGACAAAGACTCGCTTCTATCTCGTCGCTTACAACACCAGTCAGACCAGATTTCGAATCCTCAAGGTCGACCGAACACCGCCGAGCGCAAGCTTGCCTTCACGCGCCAATGTCGACTACGAACGCACCCGCGATCACAACGTCAGCACCATCAATGGCGCCCAAcccagccagccagccacGCCATCCGCCATCAGCGTGAATTCATCGGCAGCACTACAACCTCCGGCCAAATCTGTCGACGCCAAAGCCGATGTCGGCAAAGTGACCAGAGTCAATACACCAGCAAGCACGGCTGACTGCTCAGTCCATGGGCAACGCTACCTCTCGCTAGACGACCCTCAAATTTGCAGGCTAAACCGACGCATGCTTGATGCTAAAC encodes the following:
- a CDS encoding uncharacterized protein (related to NGL3 - putative endonuclease) gives rise to the protein MTESAATGTVPAKNAKQKNRPSPEEIEAKRRERAAKKDKEAAQKAAKEAELAAAIAANGKIPNGHLDEHGNILFVPRDWASVIDLKSRPDGRSNRQKVRLVSWNILAQGLVRRTLFPGSDCLKFKDRSIGLTAELSSRTGHGWDVGCFQEVDRMDVHGETMTNDGFSYIYEKGYRQKQHGLLVAWRRDLFGEKAHRQLTIDLDAESVASTNEPVRTACSRVTRNIGLFVALCTASASSPGLIVATTHLFWHPMHAYERARQSGILVRKLQEFRNELGEQWNEAPCILAGDFNDQPHSATYRLLTGRKLTQHCLDEVVSSSVVHKSMDERKEKGGVSNGFASGTTEPARDAPANKSIPAMSEVFDHLQKQVQADDQEVEQEKGAEEDEEEDEEEDEADDRMLKNCRVATAEDALLSMDELLQLHDVARPRPGPIPAQVTSNTAPTQVALSSHLGSVYGLHYGSVKDPSEQGNFFGSPTRGRERWDDTEWTPDTPNCHTGDSTEPMWTIFSSLFSLTLDYIFMLPKDKQGVQASPAPMEAYPTVTRLLRTHPTDTLQPGVPRKGVCASDHIAIGAEIEL